The Brachybacterium huguangmaarense genome contains a region encoding:
- the tmk gene encoding dTMP kinase gives MSAELRVPAPGPSPRGLFVTVEGGDSAGKSTQLRLLREHLLGSRGLAPDQVLTTREPGGTALGAQLRELILHGDHVDPRAEALLYAADRAHHVATLVRPHLEAGGVVLSDRYLDSSVAYQGVGRALDPEQVAALSLWATGGLLPHRTLLLDIPPETISRRREAGSLDRLEREGEVFHAAVREQFLAMAAADPGRWRVIDGSRSREDVHADVVAALAADLDALAASGPEPR, from the coding sequence GTGAGCGCCGAGCTGCGCGTCCCCGCCCCCGGCCCCTCGCCGCGGGGCCTGTTCGTGACGGTCGAGGGCGGCGACAGCGCGGGCAAGTCGACCCAGCTGCGCCTTCTGCGCGAGCATCTGCTGGGGTCGCGCGGGCTGGCCCCCGACCAGGTCCTGACCACGCGCGAGCCCGGCGGCACCGCTCTGGGCGCGCAGCTGCGCGAGCTGATCCTGCACGGCGACCACGTCGACCCGCGCGCGGAGGCGCTCCTGTACGCGGCCGACCGCGCGCACCACGTCGCGACCCTCGTGCGCCCCCACCTCGAGGCGGGCGGCGTCGTCCTGTCCGACCGCTACCTCGACTCCTCGGTCGCCTACCAGGGCGTCGGGCGAGCGCTCGACCCGGAGCAGGTCGCGGCGCTGTCGCTGTGGGCCACGGGCGGGCTGCTCCCCCATCGCACGCTCCTGCTCGACATCCCGCCGGAGACCATCTCGCGGCGCCGCGAGGCCGGCTCCCTCGACCGCCTCGAACGCGAGGGCGAGGTGTTCCACGCCGCCGTCCGCGAGCAGTTCCTGGCGATGGCCGCGGCCGATCCCGGCCGCTGGCGCGTGATCGACGGCTCGCGCTCGCGCGAGGACGTGCACGCCGACGTGGTCGCCGCCCTCGCCGCCGACCTCGACGCCCTCGCCGCGAGCGGCCCGGAGCCCCGATGA
- a CDS encoding Gfo/Idh/MocA family protein has product MPDAAEPSATPDPLTLPASTVPAPRSAPAIRWGIISPGGIAGSFARAVHRGTASQIAAVCSRSLDRAEAFASEHVPDEGAPPRAFDDVTAMLEAGGIDAVYVASPHAQHHDYARTALEAGLPVLVEKAFTLDRPQAEDLFALAREQGVLAMEAMWTRFLPQMDVLGQVVASGLLGEVASLAADHGQHFAFDPSHRLFAPELGGGALLDLGVYPISFAQALLGDLSELAVRGSLTATGVDAQSSLLARGARGGLAMLDATLLARTPTEAWVAGSAGRARLTGPFYAPGTLTVDLDDGRTASFTHPGDTSLGMSFEAAEFARCLHAGLFESPRMTWDDTLSVLGTMDAVREALGTVYPGESAPGQWLGAR; this is encoded by the coding sequence ATGCCCGATGCTGCCGAGCCCTCCGCGACCCCCGATCCGCTGACCCTCCCCGCGAGCACGGTGCCCGCCCCCAGGTCGGCGCCCGCGATCCGCTGGGGCATCATCTCGCCCGGGGGGATCGCCGGCTCCTTCGCGCGCGCGGTCCACCGGGGCACCGCCTCGCAGATCGCCGCCGTCTGCTCGCGCTCCCTCGACCGGGCGGAGGCCTTCGCGAGCGAGCACGTGCCCGACGAGGGCGCCCCGCCGCGCGCGTTCGACGACGTCACGGCCATGCTCGAGGCCGGAGGCATCGACGCGGTCTACGTGGCCTCGCCCCACGCCCAGCATCACGACTACGCGCGCACGGCGCTCGAGGCCGGCCTCCCGGTGCTCGTGGAGAAGGCGTTCACCCTCGACCGCCCCCAGGCGGAGGACCTCTTCGCGCTCGCCCGCGAGCAGGGCGTGCTCGCGATGGAGGCGATGTGGACCCGCTTCCTGCCCCAGATGGACGTGCTCGGCCAGGTCGTCGCGTCGGGGCTGCTCGGCGAGGTCGCGTCCCTCGCCGCGGACCACGGCCAGCACTTCGCGTTCGACCCGTCCCATCGCCTGTTCGCCCCCGAGCTGGGCGGCGGGGCCCTGCTCGATCTCGGCGTCTACCCGATCTCGTTCGCGCAGGCGCTGCTGGGCGACCTCTCGGAGCTCGCCGTGCGCGGCTCCCTCACGGCCACGGGCGTCGACGCCCAGTCGAGCCTGCTGGCGCGCGGCGCACGGGGCGGCCTGGCGATGCTCGACGCGACGCTGCTCGCACGCACGCCCACCGAGGCCTGGGTGGCCGGCTCCGCCGGGCGCGCTCGCCTCACGGGGCCCTTCTACGCCCCCGGCACGCTCACCGTCGACCTCGACGACGGGCGTACCGCGTCCTTCACCCATCCGGGCGACACGTCGCTCGGCATGTCGTTCGAGGCCGCGGAGTTCGCACGGTGCCTGCACGCCGGGCTGTTCGAGTCGCCGCGCATGACGTGGGACGACACGCTCTCCGTGCTCGGCACGATGGACGCCGTGCGCGAGGCGCTCGGCACGGTCTACCCAGGGGAGTCCGCGCCCGGGCAGTGGCTGGGAGCGCGGTGA
- a CDS encoding ABC transporter substrate-binding protein, producing the protein MATHRRGLSRRTVLGASAGAAAALGLAACGGGSDDAGGSDSGGAAADFSERGPITLAKGKDTTGKLQEFLDAWNTDHPDEKVTLVELPESSDEQRSNLLNNAQAKSDAYTVLGLDVVWTAEFAANQWVVELPKDKFPLDTLIPSTVETATYFDKLYGVPFMTNAQLLFSRKDLLEAAGYTEAPKTFDEMYQIIEKVKGANPDQLGYGGQFSKYEGLTCAVTGIVKSAGGELFDDQGKPHADSKQAIAGLQTLRNGFDQDYIPQEALTYKEEESRQAFQDGRLVFLTNWPYVFEKFQADDGSSQVKDKVLVSLVPAVTGDGVSTLGGLNFGISAFAKNKGTAVDFIAYMVAEERQKEWAIATAQPTAAESVYEDADVIAQFPFFPQLKDAIDKGVSRPQVVKYGDVTQAIQENAYSCISGSTEAKAAMTDLQKTLTEVAGK; encoded by the coding sequence ATGGCGACACATCGTCGCGGCCTGAGCCGCCGCACCGTCCTCGGCGCGAGCGCGGGGGCCGCCGCGGCCCTCGGTCTCGCCGCGTGCGGCGGGGGCTCGGACGACGCGGGAGGCTCGGACAGCGGCGGCGCCGCCGCCGACTTCTCCGAGCGCGGCCCGATCACCCTGGCCAAGGGCAAGGACACGACGGGCAAGCTGCAGGAGTTCCTCGACGCCTGGAACACGGACCACCCCGACGAGAAGGTCACGCTCGTCGAGCTGCCCGAGAGCTCGGACGAGCAGCGCAGCAACCTGCTCAACAACGCCCAGGCGAAGTCCGACGCCTACACCGTGCTGGGCCTCGACGTGGTGTGGACCGCCGAGTTCGCGGCCAACCAGTGGGTCGTCGAGCTGCCGAAGGACAAGTTCCCGCTCGACACGCTCATCCCCTCCACCGTGGAGACGGCCACCTACTTCGACAAGCTCTACGGCGTGCCCTTCATGACCAACGCCCAGCTGCTGTTCAGCCGCAAGGATCTGCTCGAGGCCGCGGGCTACACCGAGGCGCCCAAGACCTTCGACGAGATGTACCAGATCATCGAGAAGGTCAAGGGGGCCAACCCCGATCAGCTCGGCTACGGCGGCCAGTTCTCCAAGTACGAGGGTCTGACGTGTGCGGTCACCGGGATCGTCAAGTCGGCCGGCGGCGAGCTCTTCGACGACCAGGGCAAGCCGCATGCCGACTCAAAGCAGGCCATCGCCGGTCTGCAGACCCTCAGGAACGGCTTCGACCAGGACTACATCCCCCAGGAGGCCCTCACCTACAAGGAGGAGGAGTCCCGCCAGGCGTTCCAGGACGGGCGTCTTGTGTTCCTCACCAACTGGCCCTACGTCTTCGAGAAGTTCCAGGCGGACGACGGCTCCTCGCAGGTCAAGGACAAGGTGCTGGTCTCCCTCGTCCCCGCCGTCACCGGGGACGGGGTCTCCACCCTGGGCGGCCTGAACTTCGGCATCAGCGCGTTCGCGAAGAACAAGGGGACCGCGGTCGACTTCATCGCCTACATGGTGGCCGAGGAGCGCCAAAAGGAGTGGGCGATCGCGACGGCCCAGCCGACGGCCGCCGAGAGCGTGTACGAGGACGCCGACGTCATCGCGCAGTTCCCCTTCTTCCCGCAGCTCAAGGACGCGATCGACAAGGGCGTGTCCCGTCCGCAGGTGGTCAAGTACGGCGATGTGACCCAGGCGATTCAGGAGAACGCCTACAGCTGCATCTCCGGCTCGACCGAGGCCAAGGCCGCCATGACCGACCTGCAGAAGACGCTCACGGAGGTCGCCGGGAAGTGA
- a CDS encoding ABC transporter substrate-binding protein: protein MTTRRRGLSRRTVLGAGAGAAAALGLAACGGGSDDSGGSDSGGAAADFSERGPITFATGKDTSGILKDFLDRWNKDHSDEAVTLVELPESADDQRSQFINNAQAKSDAYSVLGLDVVWTAEFAANQWVVELPKDKLPVDAAIPATVATGTYFDKLYAMPFATNAQLLFSRKDVLEAAGYTEAPKTFEEMYQILEKVKGTNPDLLGFGSQYSKYEGLTCQITDVVKSAGGELFDDQGQPQADSSEAVLGLQTIRDGFDKGYIPKEALTYKEEESRQAFQDGRLAFLQNWPYVYDKFQADDGSSQVKDKVLVSLVPAVKGDGTSTVGGLNYAVSAFAKNKGTALDFIAFMAAEEQQKAWMLQTGNPTASQAMYTDAEIKEKYPYLDQLKDAIDKGVPRPQVVKYGEVTQAIQEAAYGCISGETEAKAAMTDLQKQLADLTKK from the coding sequence ATGACGACACGTCGTCGCGGCCTCAGCCGCCGCACTGTCCTCGGCGCCGGTGCAGGCGCCGCCGCCGCCCTCGGTCTCGCCGCGTGCGGCGGGGGCTCGGACGACTCGGGAGGCTCGGACAGCGGCGGCGCCGCCGCCGACTTCTCCGAGCGCGGCCCGATCACCTTCGCCACCGGCAAGGACACCTCGGGCATCCTCAAGGACTTCCTCGACCGCTGGAACAAGGACCACAGCGACGAGGCCGTGACGCTGGTCGAGCTCCCGGAGAGCGCCGACGACCAGCGCAGCCAGTTCATCAACAACGCGCAGGCGAAGTCCGACGCCTACTCGGTCCTGGGCCTCGACGTGGTGTGGACCGCCGAGTTCGCGGCCAACCAGTGGGTCGTCGAGCTGCCGAAGGACAAGCTGCCCGTCGACGCCGCGATCCCCGCGACCGTGGCCACCGGCACCTACTTCGACAAGCTCTACGCGATGCCGTTCGCCACCAACGCCCAGCTGCTGTTCAGCCGCAAGGACGTGCTCGAGGCGGCGGGCTACACCGAGGCGCCCAAGACCTTCGAGGAGATGTACCAGATCCTCGAGAAGGTCAAGGGCACCAATCCCGATCTGCTCGGCTTCGGCTCGCAGTACTCCAAGTACGAGGGCCTGACCTGCCAGATCACGGACGTCGTCAAGTCCGCCGGCGGCGAGCTCTTCGACGACCAGGGCCAGCCCCAGGCCGACTCGTCCGAGGCGGTCCTGGGCCTGCAGACGATCCGCGACGGCTTCGACAAGGGCTACATCCCCAAGGAGGCGCTCACCTACAAGGAGGAGGAGTCCCGTCAGGCGTTCCAGGACGGCCGGCTGGCCTTCCTGCAGAACTGGCCCTACGTCTACGACAAGTTCCAGGCCGACGACGGCTCCTCGCAGGTCAAGGACAAGGTCCTCGTCTCCCTCGTGCCCGCCGTCAAGGGCGACGGCACGTCGACCGTGGGCGGTCTGAACTACGCCGTCAGCGCGTTCGCCAAGAACAAGGGCACGGCCCTCGACTTCATCGCCTTCATGGCCGCCGAGGAGCAGCAGAAGGCGTGGATGCTCCAGACGGGCAATCCCACCGCCTCGCAGGCGATGTACACCGACGCCGAGATCAAGGAGAAGTACCCCTACCTCGATCAGCTCAAGGACGCGATCGACAAGGGCGTGCCGCGGCCGCAGGTGGTCAAGTACGGCGAGGTCACCCAGGCGATCCAGGAGGCGGCGTACGGCTGCATCTCGGGGGAGACGGAGGCCAAGGCCGCGATGACCGATCTGCAGAAGCAGCTCGCGGACCTCACGAAGAAGTGA
- a CDS encoding carbohydrate ABC transporter permease: protein MAETHRRAVTGGQGRMAYLLLLPTLVLLAIVVGFPLVLSAWQSLTQSGGDIDPTTGILQRGDTFVGLENYATAFTSAGAGAGFWNAFWNTTLFTVVGVTIETVLGVAMALIMARAMRATGIVRASILVPWAIPTVVSALMWQLIFDANGIANRLLGHQILWTTEGWQAKAAVLIADIWKTAPYIGLLTLAGLQTIDDQVYEAAKMDGANRWQTFWRVTLPLVRPVLVVAVLFRMLDAMRMFDLPYVLLGRLSSGQTLSMLASDAAGKTDYGMASAYSMILFAYICLVAFVFVRVLGADVIGEQTPRRKSRRAARRMRSTAEGSMA, encoded by the coding sequence ATGGCTGAGACGCACCGGCGCGCCGTCACGGGCGGGCAGGGGAGGATGGCCTACCTCCTCCTGCTGCCCACCCTGGTCCTGCTCGCGATCGTGGTCGGGTTCCCGCTCGTCCTCTCGGCGTGGCAGTCGCTCACCCAGTCCGGCGGCGACATCGATCCGACCACCGGCATCCTGCAGCGCGGCGACACGTTCGTCGGGCTGGAGAACTACGCGACCGCGTTCACGTCGGCAGGCGCCGGCGCGGGCTTCTGGAACGCGTTCTGGAACACGACGCTGTTCACGGTCGTGGGCGTCACGATCGAGACCGTGCTGGGCGTCGCGATGGCCCTCATCATGGCGCGCGCCATGCGCGCCACGGGCATCGTGCGCGCCTCGATCCTCGTGCCGTGGGCAATCCCCACGGTCGTGTCGGCCCTCATGTGGCAGCTCATCTTCGACGCCAACGGCATCGCCAACCGCCTGCTGGGCCACCAGATCCTGTGGACCACGGAGGGCTGGCAGGCCAAGGCGGCCGTGCTCATCGCCGACATCTGGAAGACCGCGCCGTACATCGGGCTGCTGACCCTCGCGGGCCTGCAGACGATCGACGACCAGGTCTACGAGGCCGCGAAGATGGACGGCGCCAACCGCTGGCAGACGTTCTGGCGGGTGACGCTGCCGCTCGTGCGGCCCGTGCTCGTGGTCGCGGTGCTGTTCCGCATGCTCGACGCGATGCGCATGTTCGACCTGCCGTACGTGCTGCTGGGGCGTCTGAGCTCCGGGCAGACGCTGTCGATGCTCGCCTCGGACGCGGCCGGCAAGACCGACTACGGCATGGCGTCGGCCTATTCGATGATCCTGTTCGCGTACATCTGTCTGGTGGCGTTCGTCTTCGTCCGCGTGCTCGGCGCCGACGTGATCGGTGAGCAGACACCACGCAGGAAGAGCCGACGCGCCGCACGACGGATGCGCAGCACGGCGGAAGGGAGCATGGCATGA
- a CDS encoding carbohydrate ABC transporter permease: MTATASSTKKEGVRSSSGELLTPKKIKGGRTGAILIGIGMAFILVYCLAPFYWMLVSALRLPSEGRSTELIPSPISFENFVAVFDPDNHFARALVNSLIVAGGTTVLVLLLGTFGAYALARLDFRGKVLVMFLIVATSMFPVITLVVPLLKLFSGGFEWWPFNWINSYQAMILPTMSFALPLAVWNLNAFFRQLPVELEQAAMVDGTTRFGAFWRIILPLAAPGVFTTAIITFIAAWNEFLIALTMVNQPEMQTANVAISKFTGSSQFDTPYGTKMAAGLIVTVPLIVMVLIFQRRIIGGLAAGSVK; this comes from the coding sequence ATGACCGCGACGGCGAGCAGCACGAAGAAGGAGGGCGTCCGCTCGAGCTCGGGCGAGCTCCTGACGCCCAAGAAGATCAAGGGCGGCCGCACCGGTGCGATCCTGATCGGCATCGGGATGGCCTTCATCCTGGTGTACTGCCTGGCGCCGTTCTACTGGATGCTCGTCTCGGCGCTGAGGCTGCCGAGCGAGGGCCGGTCGACCGAGCTCATCCCGAGCCCGATCAGCTTCGAGAACTTCGTCGCGGTGTTCGACCCGGACAACCACTTCGCGCGGGCGCTCGTCAACTCGCTCATCGTGGCGGGCGGGACCACCGTGCTCGTGCTGCTGCTGGGCACGTTCGGCGCCTACGCCCTCGCGCGGCTGGACTTCCGCGGCAAGGTGCTCGTCATGTTCCTGATCGTGGCGACATCGATGTTCCCCGTGATCACCCTCGTCGTGCCGCTCCTGAAGCTGTTCAGCGGCGGGTTCGAGTGGTGGCCCTTCAACTGGATCAACTCCTACCAGGCGATGATCCTGCCGACGATGTCGTTCGCGCTGCCGCTCGCGGTGTGGAACCTCAACGCGTTCTTCCGGCAGCTGCCGGTCGAGCTCGAGCAGGCGGCCATGGTCGACGGGACCACCCGCTTCGGGGCGTTCTGGCGGATCATCCTGCCGCTCGCGGCACCGGGCGTGTTCACGACGGCGATCATCACCTTCATCGCGGCGTGGAACGAGTTCCTCATCGCGCTGACGATGGTCAACCAGCCGGAGATGCAGACCGCGAACGTCGCGATCTCGAAGTTCACGGGCTCCTCGCAGTTCGACACCCCGTACGGCACGAAGATGGCCGCCGGCCTGATCGTGACGGTGCCGCTCATCGTGATGGTGCTGATCTTCCAGCGCCGGATCATCGGCGGCCTCGCAGCCGGTTCGGTGAAGTAG
- the topA gene encoding type I DNA topoisomerase: protein MADGRHLVIVESPAKARTIGRYLGDDFVVEASVGHIRDLPQPKDLPADMKKGPFGRFAVDVEHGFEPYYVVDPDKKKKVAELKRLLKDADTLYLATDEDREGEAIAWHLMETLKPKKSLPVHRMVFHEITREAIQNALTQTRDIDTDLVDAQETRRVLDRLVGYEVSPVLWRKVRQGTSAGRVQSVATRLVVDRERERMAFVASSYWDVTGTFASRSEEEAPAFTAGIRTVDGSRVATGRDFADDGTLKTASVTVLTEQSSRELVEALAGADATVTSVESKPYTRRPAAPFTTSSLQQEASRKLRLGARETMRVAQGLYENGYITYMRTDSVALSQEAIRASRSQATELYGASYVPDKPRVYASKSANAQEAHEAIRPAGSTFRTPAQLAGELQGEQFRLYELIWKRTIASQMADAKGETTTAQLTVAGGGREAMFSASGTVITFRGFLAAYEEGRDASRYGDDDADKRLPQMREGQTLEVRALEADGHETTPPPRYTEASLVRALEERGIGRPSTYASTISTIQDRGYVLRRGSALVPSWIAFAVVRLLEEHFGTFIDYDFTAQMEGDLDRIARGELEGRDYLDTFYNGDGSGEVAHIGLHHTVENLGDIDAREINSIPIGEGITLRVGRYGAFVERAARDEDGTPIEGADPVRASVPDDIAPDELTVAAATELLERQKDDGRVLGTDPASGHEIIAKDGRYGPYVTEVLPEDPEDKTPKSKRPKPRTGSLLKSMELATVTLEDALKLLSLPRVVGTEEDGTEITAQNGRYGPYLKKGTDSRSLESEEQLFTITLPEAQAIYAQPKQRGRAAAKPPLKELGTDPTSEKPIVVKDGRFGAYITDGTTNVTLRKDDVLDSLTHEIAVERLAEKRAKGPAPKRSTAKRAPAKKATSTRKKS from the coding sequence GTGGCTGATGGCCGCCACCTCGTGATCGTCGAGTCCCCCGCGAAGGCCCGGACCATCGGCCGGTACCTCGGGGACGACTTCGTCGTGGAGGCGTCGGTCGGTCACATCCGCGACCTCCCCCAGCCCAAGGACCTCCCCGCGGACATGAAGAAGGGCCCCTTCGGCCGCTTCGCCGTCGACGTCGAGCACGGCTTCGAGCCCTACTACGTGGTCGACCCGGACAAGAAGAAGAAGGTCGCCGAGCTCAAGCGGCTGCTCAAGGACGCCGACACCCTCTACCTCGCGACCGATGAGGACCGCGAGGGCGAGGCGATCGCCTGGCATCTCATGGAGACGCTCAAGCCCAAGAAGTCCCTCCCCGTGCACCGCATGGTCTTCCACGAGATCACGCGCGAGGCGATCCAGAACGCCCTGACCCAGACCCGCGACATCGACACCGACCTGGTCGACGCCCAGGAGACCCGCCGCGTGCTCGACCGTCTGGTCGGCTACGAGGTCTCCCCCGTGCTGTGGCGCAAGGTCCGCCAGGGCACGAGCGCCGGGCGCGTGCAGTCCGTCGCGACTCGGCTCGTGGTCGATCGCGAGCGCGAGCGCATGGCCTTCGTGGCCTCGTCGTACTGGGACGTGACCGGCACCTTCGCCTCGCGCTCCGAGGAGGAGGCGCCCGCCTTCACCGCCGGCATCCGCACGGTCGACGGCTCCCGCGTCGCGACCGGCCGTGACTTCGCCGACGACGGCACCCTGAAGACGGCGAGCGTCACGGTGCTCACCGAGCAGTCCTCGCGCGAGCTCGTCGAGGCCCTCGCCGGAGCCGACGCGACCGTCACCTCGGTCGAGTCCAAGCCCTACACGCGACGCCCCGCCGCGCCGTTCACGACCTCCTCCCTCCAGCAGGAGGCCTCCCGCAAGCTGCGCCTCGGGGCGCGCGAGACGATGCGGGTCGCCCAGGGCCTGTACGAGAACGGCTACATCACCTACATGCGCACCGACTCGGTCGCGCTGTCCCAGGAGGCGATCCGCGCCTCCCGCAGCCAGGCCACCGAGCTGTACGGCGCCTCCTACGTGCCCGACAAGCCCCGCGTCTACGCCTCCAAGAGCGCGAACGCGCAGGAGGCCCACGAGGCGATCCGCCCCGCCGGATCCACCTTCCGCACCCCGGCCCAGCTCGCCGGGGAGCTCCAGGGCGAGCAGTTCCGTCTCTACGAGCTGATCTGGAAGCGCACGATCGCCTCGCAGATGGCCGACGCCAAGGGCGAGACCACGACGGCGCAGCTGACCGTCGCGGGCGGCGGCCGTGAGGCGATGTTCTCGGCCTCGGGAACCGTGATCACGTTCCGCGGGTTCCTGGCCGCGTACGAGGAGGGGCGCGACGCCTCCCGCTACGGCGACGACGACGCCGACAAGCGCCTCCCGCAGATGCGCGAAGGCCAGACGCTCGAGGTCCGCGCGCTCGAGGCCGACGGCCACGAGACCACCCCGCCGCCCCGCTACACCGAGGCCTCGCTCGTGCGCGCCCTCGAGGAGCGCGGGATCGGCCGCCCCTCGACGTACGCCTCGACCATCTCGACGATCCAGGACCGCGGCTACGTGCTGCGGCGCGGCAGCGCGCTCGTCCCCTCGTGGATCGCGTTCGCCGTCGTGCGCCTGCTCGAGGAGCACTTCGGGACGTTCATCGACTACGACTTCACGGCCCAGATGGAGGGCGACCTCGACCGCATCGCGCGCGGCGAGCTCGAGGGGCGCGACTACCTCGACACCTTCTACAACGGCGACGGCAGCGGCGAGGTCGCCCACATCGGGCTGCACCACACCGTCGAGAACCTCGGCGACATCGACGCGCGCGAGATCAACTCGATCCCGATCGGCGAGGGCATCACACTGCGCGTGGGCCGTTACGGCGCCTTCGTCGAGCGCGCCGCGCGGGACGAGGACGGCACGCCGATCGAGGGGGCCGACCCGGTCCGCGCCTCGGTGCCCGACGACATCGCCCCGGACGAGCTGACGGTCGCCGCGGCCACCGAGCTGCTCGAGCGGCAGAAGGACGACGGCCGCGTGCTCGGCACCGACCCCGCCTCGGGCCACGAGATCATCGCCAAGGACGGCCGCTACGGGCCGTACGTCACCGAGGTCCTCCCCGAGGACCCGGAGGACAAGACCCCGAAGTCCAAGCGGCCCAAGCCGCGCACGGGCTCGCTGCTGAAGTCCATGGAGCTGGCGACCGTGACTCTCGAGGACGCCCTCAAGCTGCTCTCGCTGCCGCGCGTGGTCGGCACCGAGGAGGACGGCACCGAGATCACCGCCCAGAACGGCCGCTACGGCCCGTACCTCAAGAAGGGCACGGACTCGCGGTCGCTCGAGTCCGAGGAGCAGCTGTTCACGATCACGCTGCCCGAGGCGCAGGCGATCTACGCCCAGCCCAAGCAGCGCGGGCGGGCCGCCGCCAAGCCCCCGCTCAAGGAGCTCGGCACCGACCCCACGAGCGAGAAGCCGATCGTGGTCAAGGACGGGCGTTTCGGCGCCTACATCACCGACGGCACGACGAACGTGACGCTGCGCAAGGACGACGTCCTGGACTCCCTGACGCACGAGATCGCCGTCGAGCGCCTCGCCGAGAAGCGCGCCAAGGGGCCGGCGCCCAAGCGCAGCACCGCCAAGCGCGCGCCCGCCAAGAAGGCGACCTCGACCCGCAAGAAGTCCTGA
- a CDS encoding phosphatase PAP2 family protein — MTRGALVLRMVLALLACAVCATGTALLAAAAVGTARGQRLDQLILTAARHDTSALTRIVFPALNTVTVPVVVVALVVAAVVALVQRRTSMALHLIVLVAGAIATTEVLKHLVVTRSALAADIDLTPNSFPSGHTTTAGAVAVAVTLASPRQVRSVVALVGAAWTAMAGIGTVAGGWHRPSDVLGALLVVGAWTFLVLAVDAAMAIVRTARDGAGRDDDRAGAEGPAAGERPARPVLPVHRGARAAIVVLGLAAVAGLALGAVLLAGVPTPLDLTDGAAQARAYRASMLLLAGASSALVGGTLALHVPAVPRRAVPRRGDPIRVR; from the coding sequence CCCTGGTCCTGCGCATGGTGCTCGCACTGCTCGCGTGCGCCGTGTGCGCGACGGGCACCGCCCTGCTCGCCGCCGCGGCGGTCGGCACCGCGCGCGGCCAGCGGCTCGACCAGCTCATCCTGACGGCGGCGCGGCACGACACCTCGGCCCTGACGCGCATCGTCTTCCCCGCGCTGAACACCGTGACCGTGCCCGTGGTCGTCGTCGCCCTCGTCGTCGCGGCGGTCGTCGCCCTCGTCCAGCGCCGCACCTCGATGGCGCTGCACCTGATCGTGCTGGTCGCGGGCGCGATCGCGACCACCGAGGTCCTCAAGCACCTCGTCGTGACCCGCTCGGCGCTCGCCGCGGACATCGACCTGACGCCCAACTCCTTCCCCTCCGGGCACACGACCACGGCGGGCGCGGTCGCGGTCGCGGTGACGCTCGCCAGTCCGCGTCAGGTGCGCAGCGTGGTCGCGCTCGTGGGGGCCGCGTGGACCGCGATGGCGGGGATCGGCACCGTCGCGGGCGGCTGGCACCGCCCGAGCGACGTGCTCGGCGCGCTCCTCGTGGTGGGCGCCTGGACGTTCCTCGTGCTCGCCGTGGACGCCGCGATGGCCATCGTCCGGACCGCCCGCGACGGCGCCGGCCGCGACGACGACCGTGCCGGCGCCGAGGGCCCCGCGGCGGGCGAGAGGCCCGCCCGTCCGGTGCTGCCGGTCCATCGCGGCGCGCGCGCCGCGATCGTCGTGCTCGGCCTCGCGGCCGTGGCAGGGCTCGCCCTCGGCGCCGTGCTGCTCGCGGGCGTGCCCACCCCGCTCGACCTCACGGACGGCGCCGCCCAGGCCCGCGCCTACCGCGCGAGCATGCTGCTGCTGGCGGGCGCGTCGTCCGCCCTCGTCGGCGGGACCCTCGCGCTCCACGTGCCCGCCGTCCCGCGCCGGGCGGTCCCGCGCCGCGGTGATCCGATACGTGTACGGTGA